The stretch of DNA AATAAGGCAATGAAGATAATGAAGCCCATTTTCCAAGCGGGGCTTTGCGTTAGTGACTTGGTGGCGGTAGCCAGTGAGGGACAATCTATAGGTGATCTCGTAGTTCCCGAAGGTGAAGTAGCCTTGGCTACAGTTTGCAGTATCGTGGTTAATGGCACTTTATTAAAAGCCGGTGTACCAATCGACTCAAAATTCGGTGGCATATTGCAGATAAGAAATCGTAACCCCCTCCGTTTTATTGAAATCATTCACTACGCCGGCAGTTCTCTTGATCCTACAGAGATATTCATCAGAGCTAATATGACATCTGTTATCGAGACAGCCAAAGATGGAAACGGTGAGATATTGGCAAACTATCGGGAGATACCTGCTATCTGCAGACCTCTGGCTGAAGAAGTAGTAGCCAAACTTAAGGATGCCGGCATCGGAGGTATCCTGTTAATGGGAAACGTTAGTGAGCCGGTTTGCGAAATCCCTATAGAAATAAACCAGGTAGGAGTTATTCTAATCGGCGGTTTGAATCCAGTAGCGGCGGCTGCGGAGGCAGGAATAATTAGTGAAAGCCATGCAATGAGTACTATCATAGACTATCAGACTCTGGTGAAAGTCACTGAGGTTTAATGATGAAAGAAATCAGAATAATACCCTGTCTTGATATAAAGGACGGAAGAGTAGTCAAGGGAGTAAATTTTACCAATCTACGTGACGCACGCGACCCAGTGGAGGCGGCCACAGCTTATTGCCAGGAGGGGGCTGATGAACTCGTTTTCCTTGACATCTTCGCTACCGTGCAGAACCGAAAGACAAGGTTGGAATGGGTGAAGAGAGTGGCCGACGTGGTTACGGTACCGTTTGCCGTGGGCGGTGGCATTGCCAGCATAGACGATATGAACAGCCTGTTCGATATAGGTGTCAATAAAGTCTCGATTAACACGGCAGCAGTCAGGAACCCACAGCTAGTAAAAGATGCTTCTAAGAAATTCGGCAGCGATAAGCTGGTTGTGGCTGTCGACGGTCGGAAAAATCCGCCGGGAGGCAAATTGCCCAGGCTGGAGGTCGTGGTCAGAAGCGGTGAAGAGGGCGCCGGCATTGATATCATAGAGTGGGCGAAGAAGGTAGAAGACTTGGGGGCTGGTGAGATTCTTCTTACCAGCAAGGATGCCGACGGCACTAAAGTCGGCTACGATATTGAGATGACCAGTGCGGTAGCAGAGGCAGTAAAAATACCAGTTATAGCTTCTGGAGGCGCCGGTACGCTGGAGCATCTCTATGAAGCTGTCACAATTGGAAAGGCATCAGCAGTATTGGCCGCTTCGATATTTCACTTTGG from Dehalococcoidales bacterium encodes:
- a CDS encoding NrpR regulatory domain-containing protein; its protein translation is MGFETQDVERKVLAILNALGDSQEAVGSTIIAKRLKGMGIELSERAVRYHLRLMDERGFTRLLGRRDGRIITELGQNELKKAMVTHKVGFALSRIEVLAFRTDIDLDKRIGHIPANVSFFRKEDFNKAMKIMKPIFQAGLCVSDLVAVASEGQSIGDLVVPEGEVALATVCSIVVNGTLLKAGVPIDSKFGGILQIRNRNPLRFIEIIHYAGSSLDPTEIFIRANMTSVIETAKDGNGEILANYREIPAICRPLAEEVVAKLKDAGIGGILLMGNVSEPVCEIPIEINQVGVILIGGLNPVAAAAEAGIISESHAMSTIIDYQTLVKVTEV
- the hisF gene encoding imidazole glycerol phosphate synthase subunit HisF, which gives rise to MMKEIRIIPCLDIKDGRVVKGVNFTNLRDARDPVEAATAYCQEGADELVFLDIFATVQNRKTRLEWVKRVADVVTVPFAVGGGIASIDDMNSLFDIGVNKVSINTAAVRNPQLVKDASKKFGSDKLVVAVDGRKNPPGGKLPRLEVVVRSGEEGAGIDIIEWAKKVEDLGAGEILLTSKDADGTKVGYDIEMTSAVAEAVKIPVIASGGAGTLEHLYEAVTIGKASAVLAASIFHFGEIRITAAKAYLKSKGIKIKD